One window of Nymphaea colorata isolate Beijing-Zhang1983 chromosome 1, ASM883128v2, whole genome shotgun sequence genomic DNA carries:
- the LOC116250506 gene encoding uncharacterized protein LOC116250506 isoform X1: MEINSEEHEHSCVLLKQGAEARVFESTFVGRRSIIKERFSKKYRHPTLDSKLTLKRLNAEARCMTKARRLGVPTPTLYGMDPILHTLTFEYVEGPSVKDVLLGFGLHGIVEERINDIATQIGDAIGKLHDGGMVHGDLTTSNMILRSSNNQLVLIDFGLSFISTLPEDKAVDLYVLERALVSMHSSCGDVMDKILDAYRKSSKQWSSTLNKLAQVRQRGRKRTMVG; the protein is encoded by the exons ATGGAGATAAACTCTGAGGAACATGAGCATTCCTGTGTGCTTCTGAAGCAAGGAGCCGAAGCT AGAGTTTTTGAGTCAACTTTTGTAGGAAGAAGATCTATTATTAAAGAACGATTCTCCAAAAAGTATAGGCACCCAACTCTGGACTCAAAGTTGACCCTTAAGCGTTTAAATGCG GAGGCTCGTTGCATGACAAAAGCAAGAAGGCTTGGTGTTCCTACTCCAACTTTGTATGGAATGGACCCAATTCTTCACACTTTGACATTTGAGTATGTTGAGGGGCCATCTGTAAAAGATGTCCTTCTGGGGTTTGGATTGCATGGTATTGTTGAAGAGCGCATCAATGACATTGCAACACAGATTGGAGATGCCATTGGAAAACTGCATGATGGAGGCATGGTGCATGGAGATTTAACTACATCAAATATGATACTTAGAAGCAGTAATAACCAACTA GTTCTGATCGACTTTGGTCTTAGCTTCATTTCTACTCTCCCTGAAGATAAAGCAGTGGACCTGTACGTGCTTGAGCGTGCACTGGTCTCCATGCATTCATCATGTGGTGACGTG ATGGACAAGATACTAGATGCTTATCGAAAATCTTCTAAGCAATGGTCATCTACGCTGAACAAACTTGCTCAAG TAAGACAGCGTGGCCGGAAGCGCACAATGGTTGGATAA
- the LOC116250506 gene encoding uncharacterized protein LOC116250506 isoform X2: protein MEINSEEHEHSCVLLKQGAEAEARCMTKARRLGVPTPTLYGMDPILHTLTFEYVEGPSVKDVLLGFGLHGIVEERINDIATQIGDAIGKLHDGGMVHGDLTTSNMILRSSNNQLVLIDFGLSFISTLPEDKAVDLYVLERALVSMHSSCGDVMDKILDAYRKSSKQWSSTLNKLAQVRQRGRKRTMVG from the exons ATGGAGATAAACTCTGAGGAACATGAGCATTCCTGTGTGCTTCTGAAGCAAGGAGCCGAAGCT GAGGCTCGTTGCATGACAAAAGCAAGAAGGCTTGGTGTTCCTACTCCAACTTTGTATGGAATGGACCCAATTCTTCACACTTTGACATTTGAGTATGTTGAGGGGCCATCTGTAAAAGATGTCCTTCTGGGGTTTGGATTGCATGGTATTGTTGAAGAGCGCATCAATGACATTGCAACACAGATTGGAGATGCCATTGGAAAACTGCATGATGGAGGCATGGTGCATGGAGATTTAACTACATCAAATATGATACTTAGAAGCAGTAATAACCAACTA GTTCTGATCGACTTTGGTCTTAGCTTCATTTCTACTCTCCCTGAAGATAAAGCAGTGGACCTGTACGTGCTTGAGCGTGCACTGGTCTCCATGCATTCATCATGTGGTGACGTG ATGGACAAGATACTAGATGCTTATCGAAAATCTTCTAAGCAATGGTCATCTACGCTGAACAAACTTGCTCAAG TAAGACAGCGTGGCCGGAAGCGCACAATGGTTGGATAA
- the LOC116246192 gene encoding ATP-dependent RNA helicase SUV3, mitochondrial — translation MKLFWRRLGGALHSFSAASSGYGHFSSVCSNSKFDLTDLTRPHTWYPLARRKKRNIFLHVGPTNSGKTYHALKQLESSSSGLYCGPLRLLAWEVAKRLNKVNVPCNLITGQEREEINGAKHNSVTVEMADVICDYKCAVIDEIQMIGCNTRGFSFTRALLGIAADELHLCGDTCAVPLVQEILGVTGDVIKVQYYERLSPLIPAKVPLRSFSDIQRGDCVVTFSRREIYKMKKEIETKGKHLCSVVYGSLPPETRTRQASMFNDESSEFDVLVASDAVGMGLNLNISRIIFSTLKKFDGSEMRKLTVSEIKQIAGRAGRYGSKFPNGEVTCLDGEDLPLLHSSLRSPSPILERAGLFPTSDLLFLYSRLHPKVGFYHMLEQFLEKAKTSPFYFITNCEDILKVAAVIDEMPLSLEDKYLFCISPVDMNDEISGQGLVQFAESYSKRGVVHLKEIFTPGTLRVPKSQNELMELESIHKVLDLYVWLSFRLEESFPDREVASAQKEMCNLLIEEFLERLGWQRPRARNLFKRPSWRPAFLS, via the exons ATGAAACTTTTCTGGAGACGCTTGGGAGGCGCACTTCATTCTTTCTCAGCCGCTTCTAGTGGTTATGGGCATTTCAGCAGTGTTTGCAGCAACTCAAAATTTGACCTCACTGACTTGAC TCGTCCCCATACATGGTACCCACTTGCACGGAGGAAGAAACGGAATATTTTCCTTCATGTTGGTCCTACAAACAGTGGCAAAACATATCATGCTCTGAAGCAGTTGGAATCAAGCTCTTCAG GGTTATATTGTGGGCCTTTAAGGCTCCTGGCATGGGAAGTGGCTAAAAGATTGAACAAGGTAAATGTCCCTTGTAATCTGATAACAGGCCAAGAAAGGGAGGAGATCAATGGGGCAAAGCACAACTCAGTTACAGTTGAAATGGCTGATGTGATATGCGACTACAAGTGTGCAGTTATTGATGAAATTCAG ATGATAGGGTGTAATACTAGAGGCTTCTCATTCACGCGTGCATTATTAGGTATTGCTGCAGATGAACTGCACTTATGTGGAGATACTTGTGCTGTTCCCCTTGTACAGGAAATTCTTGGGGTTACTGGTGATGTTATAAAG gTTCAATACTATGAGAGGCTTTCCCCACTTATACCAGCAAAGGTTCCACTTAGGTCCTTCAGTGACATACAACGAGGTGATTGTGTGGTCACTTTTTCACGGCGTGAGATATACAAAATGAAG AAAGAAATAGAAACCAAAGGAAAGCATCTTTGCTCTGTGGTGTATGGTTCATTGCCTCCAGAAACGCGAACACGTCAG GCATCAATGTTCAATGATGAAAGCAGTGAGTTTGATGTTCTCGTGGCTAGTGATGCTGTTGGAATGGGCCTGAATCTGAACATTTCTAGGATAATATTCTcaacattgaaaaaatttgatGGTTCTGAAATGCGTAAACTTACGGTCTCAGAGATTAAGCAGATTGCAG GAAGGGCTGGAAGGTATGGATCTAAATTTCCAAATGGTGAGGTGACCTGCTTGGATGGTGAGGATCTGCCTTTGCTCCACTCATCTCTAAGATCACCGTCCCCTATTTTGGAG CGTGCAGGGCTCTTTCCTACATCTGATCTGTTGTTCTTATACTCCAGATTACATCCCAAAGTTGGGTTTTATCATATGCTG GAGCAGTTCCTAGAGAAAGCCAAAACTTCTCCATTTTATTTCATCACTAACTGTGAAGATATTCTG AAAGTTGCTGCTGTTATTGATGAAATGCCATTAAGTTTGGAAGACAAATACCTTTTCTGCATCAG CCCAGTAGATATGAATGATGAAATTTCTGGTCAAGGTCTTGTCCAG TTTGCAGAGAGCTACTCCAAAAGAGGAGTCGTCcatttgaaagaaatatttacTCCCGGGACGCTGCGAGTGCCAAAGTCACAAAATGAACTAATGGAACTTGAATCTATTCACAAG GTCTTAGACCTCTATGTATGGCTGAGTTTCCGATTGGAAGAGAGTTTTCCAGACCGTGAAGTGGCATCTGCACAAAAGGAAATGTGCAACCT CCTGATTGAAGAGTTCCTGGAGCGATTGGGGTGGCAACGGCCAAGAGCAAGGAACCTGTTCAAACGTCCTTCGTGGAGACCTGCTTTCCTATCTTAA